The proteins below come from a single Gammaproteobacteria bacterium genomic window:
- a CDS encoding lipid-binding SYLF domain-containing protein → MKHIRFRRVTYIMAAVFLNVSVAAAEEEIARPEQLVTLSQATLEHFIADPNMSWFRNNVSSAKAIFIVPELLKAGFWFGGSGGSGALLARDSKTGNWSYPAFYTMGNITFGLQIGAELSEVVLMVMTEKGLDSMLSTSVNLGADASVAAGPVGAGAKVATADILAFSRSKGIFAGLTVEGAAIAVRDKWNHAYYGKAVTPVDILVRRSVSNEQADALRSLVGKAAGDG, encoded by the coding sequence ATGAAGCACATTCGATTCCGTAGGGTGACTTATATTATGGCCGCTGTATTTTTGAATGTTTCCGTGGCAGCAGCTGAGGAGGAAATCGCGAGGCCCGAGCAGCTTGTTACCCTGTCGCAGGCAACACTTGAGCACTTCATTGCGGATCCAAATATGAGCTGGTTTCGTAATAATGTAAGTTCCGCAAAGGCAATATTTATCGTGCCGGAACTCTTGAAAGCGGGTTTTTGGTTTGGGGGCTCCGGTGGCAGCGGTGCGCTACTGGCACGGGATTCGAAGACTGGCAACTGGAGTTATCCGGCCTTCTACACCATGGGGAATATTACCTTTGGCTTGCAGATTGGTGCTGAATTATCTGAGGTAGTACTCATGGTAATGACGGAGAAGGGACTGGACTCGATGCTTTCTACCTCTGTTAATCTCGGTGCAGATGCCAGCGTCGCGGCGGGACCGGTCGGCGCCGGTGCCAAAGTGGCGACCGCTGATATCCTGGCCTTCTCCCGGTCTAAAGGGATCTTTGCGGGACTGACGGTTGAAGGAGCGGCGATTGCAGTTCGGGATAAATGGAATCACGCTTATTACGGTAAGGCCGTAACACCAGTCGATATTCTTGTGCGTCGTAGTGTCAGCAACGAGCAGGCGGATGCGCTCCGATCCTTGGTGGGCAAAGCTGCAGGGGATGGTTAG